The Selenomonas sp. AB3002 genome contains a region encoding:
- a CDS encoding DUF4127 family protein: MLKNKNLASLTLILLITAFALGVWHLHTPAPAGTPLPLPQIPPKAKITLLPLDGRPPCRQFVINGGRIAGLEVSVPPGELQDYYSLPGNTQSMKEWLMNDLSDSSAALISIDQLLHGGLLAAREKNASHAEVDSLTAYLRNLHEKYPAVPLYAFSILPRLTPQDSIDGYQERKDLTAYSRLAGRKAAGLAVDENELRRLEEAIPPQSLSAYLAHFKENEYLNQKLIDLTREGILTKLVLGQDDGEAYSIPNIEKSALLGYIAASGLDSSRVFLTHGADEIALTLLAGIENQRTGFAPKVFLDCNTPETLQKIMPYMAVDMETTAREKIALLGGEETNNPEEADFILFMSAIDNKEDTLKSRAKSTARLNKYQLAGKQLAIVDLSQHFTGSECLFPQLLEEDFPVSSLAAYSGWNTASNSIGTASSQASLYLAALSACEDKDEVMQTAYAQSAFLQGRIMEDYFYLKQDIDEVNNSLKKAGYTNTADLDLEHNYRWATAMLQKSLNEHLSAYQNTRAARAPYQVAWQKGELTLALHHLKIDVSFPWPRTFEVNLLAYPELYQIP, encoded by the coding sequence TTGCTTAAAAATAAAAACCTTGCCTCTCTCACTCTTATCCTGCTTATAACAGCTTTCGCCTTAGGCGTCTGGCACTTGCACACCCCTGCTCCCGCTGGCACCCCCCTGCCCCTGCCCCAAATCCCGCCAAAGGCAAAAATCACCCTGCTGCCCCTGGATGGCCGCCCTCCCTGCCGCCAGTTTGTCATCAATGGCGGCAGGATTGCAGGGCTTGAAGTTTCCGTGCCTCCAGGCGAACTGCAAGACTACTACTCACTGCCAGGCAACACTCAGAGCATGAAAGAATGGCTGATGAACGACCTCAGCGATTCCTCCGCCGCCCTTATCTCCATTGACCAATTGCTCCACGGCGGGCTGCTGGCTGCCAGAGAAAAAAATGCCAGCCATGCAGAAGTGGACAGCCTGACAGCATATCTGAGGAACCTGCACGAAAAATATCCCGCTGTCCCTCTCTACGCCTTTTCCATCCTGCCGCGCCTCACCCCCCAGGACAGCATTGACGGCTACCAGGAACGGAAAGACCTGACAGCCTACTCCCGCCTGGCCGGCAGAAAAGCCGCCGGGCTGGCAGTTGATGAAAACGAACTCAGGCGGCTTGAAGAAGCCATCCCGCCCCAAAGCCTTTCAGCCTATCTGGCCCACTTCAAGGAAAATGAATACCTCAATCAGAAACTTATCGACCTGACCAGGGAGGGCATACTCACCAAGCTGGTCCTGGGACAGGACGACGGCGAAGCCTACAGCATTCCCAATATAGAGAAAAGCGCCCTGCTGGGCTACATAGCTGCCAGCGGCCTGGACAGCTCCCGTGTATTCCTCACCCACGGGGCAGACGAGATTGCCCTTACCCTGCTGGCAGGCATCGAAAATCAGCGCACAGGCTTTGCTCCCAAAGTCTTCCTTGACTGCAACACCCCGGAAACACTGCAGAAGATCATGCCCTATATGGCTGTGGACATGGAGACCACCGCCCGGGAGAAGATTGCCCTGCTGGGGGGCGAAGAAACCAACAACCCCGAAGAAGCAGATTTCATTCTCTTTATGTCAGCCATAGACAACAAGGAGGATACCTTGAAAAGCCGGGCAAAAAGCACCGCCCGGCTGAATAAATATCAGCTGGCAGGAAAGCAGCTGGCCATCGTTGACCTAAGCCAGCACTTCACTGGCAGCGAATGCCTTTTCCCCCAGCTCCTTGAGGAAGATTTTCCCGTCAGCAGCCTTGCCGCCTACTCCGGCTGGAACACCGCCAGCAACTCCATCGGCACCGCCAGCAGCCAGGCCTCCCTGTACCTCGCCGCCCTCTCAGCCTGTGAGGACAAAGACGAAGTCATGCAGACGGCCTACGCCCAGAGCGCTTTCCTGCAAGGGCGGATCATGGAAGACTACTTTTATCTCAAGCAGGACATCGACGAAGTGAACAACAGCCTGAAAAAAGCCGGCTACACCAACACAGCCGACCTTGACCTGGAGCACAACTACCGCTGGGCCACCGCCATGCTGCAGAAGTCCCTCAACGAACATCTGTCAGCCTACCAAAACACCCGTGCCGCCCGCGCCCCCTACCAAGTGGCATGGCAAAAGGGCGAGCTCACGCTCGCCCTCCATCATCTGAAAATAGACGTATCCTTCCCCTGGCCCCGGACCTTTGAGGTTAATCTGCTGGCGTATCCAGAACTGTATCAGATACCTTAA
- a CDS encoding ATP--cob(I)alamin adenosyltransferase, with amino-acid sequence MQQYDFIGREKELARLDKMYDSQTQEATLIYGRRRVGKSELIKQFVQQHVDDAIYFECKQTTESNNVATLGELVSDKMQLPPLGFANIEQLLDFVFKQACARKIILVLDEYPYLQKIVTGLDSILQALIDKYKNHSQIKLILCGSFVDTMKKLLLRHNPLYGRISTVLNLKPMNYLESANFYPSFSRDDKVRLYSVFGGIPYYNSLIDERLSVKENIMELIALPGARLEDEVSMYLSTELAKINSANEVFEALTRGFSKFSDILSQSHLSSSALLSDVLKKLMLMDMVDKEAPINDANNKKKAGYFISDNMSMFFYRYIFRYASQRRIMNPEIFYQRYIESDFEQFYVPKRFEDICKQFLILKNQQGEMDEPFEAIGKYYYDLPKEHKNGEFDVVTKDDRGYAFYEAKFRDAPVSNAMIEKEIQQVNSSGLYCYRYGFFSKSGYEEISRSDVVKYTLDNLYPEHL; translated from the coding sequence ATGCAGCAGTATGATTTCATTGGAAGAGAAAAGGAACTGGCCAGATTAGATAAAATGTACGACAGCCAGACACAGGAAGCCACATTGATTTATGGGCGGCGACGTGTAGGCAAAAGCGAACTGATAAAGCAATTTGTCCAGCAACACGTTGATGATGCCATATATTTTGAGTGCAAGCAGACTACTGAATCAAATAATGTAGCAACTCTTGGAGAATTAGTTTCCGATAAAATGCAACTTCCCCCTCTAGGATTCGCTAATATAGAGCAATTGCTAGATTTCGTGTTCAAGCAGGCCTGTGCGAGAAAGATTATCCTGGTCTTGGATGAGTATCCTTATCTGCAAAAGATAGTAACCGGCTTGGACAGCATCTTGCAGGCACTGATTGACAAGTATAAGAACCATTCACAGATTAAGCTGATATTATGCGGTTCCTTTGTGGACACCATGAAAAAACTGCTCCTGCGGCATAATCCTTTGTACGGGCGTATTTCTACAGTGCTCAATCTGAAGCCAATGAACTACCTGGAGTCAGCAAACTTCTATCCATCTTTTTCCCGCGACGACAAGGTGCGGCTCTATAGCGTGTTTGGTGGAATCCCTTACTACAACAGCCTCATAGATGAGCGCCTGTCAGTCAAAGAAAACATCATGGAGCTGATTGCCCTGCCAGGTGCCCGCCTGGAAGACGAGGTTTCCATGTACTTAAGCACTGAGCTTGCCAAGATAAACAGTGCCAATGAAGTGTTTGAGGCCTTGACCAGAGGCTTTTCCAAGTTTAGCGATATCCTGTCCCAGTCCCACTTATCCAGCAGCGCATTATTATCTGATGTCTTGAAAAAACTTATGCTGATGGATATGGTTGACAAAGAAGCCCCCATAAATGACGCTAACAATAAAAAAAAGGCTGGCTATTTCATCAGCGACAATATGTCCATGTTCTTTTATCGGTATATTTTTCGCTATGCCTCCCAACGGCGCATTATGAATCCCGAAATCTTCTACCAGCGTTACATTGAGAGTGATTTTGAGCAATTCTATGTACCCAAAAGGTTCGAAGACATTTGCAAGCAGTTCCTTATCCTGAAAAATCAACAGGGCGAAATGGATGAACCTTTCGAGGCCATAGGCAAATACTATTACGATCTGCCCAAGGAGCATAAAAATGGCGAATTTGACGTAGTGACCAAGGATGACCGTGGCTATGCTTTCTATGAGGCAAAGTTCCGTGATGCCCCTGTTTCAAATGCCATGATAGAAAAAGAAATCCAGCAAGTGAACTCGAGCGGCTTGTACTGCTATCGCTATGGATTCTTTTCTAAGTCAGGGTATGAAGAAATTTCCCGCTCTGATGTGGTCAAATATACCTTGGATAACCTGTATCCTGAGCACCTATAA